The Streptomyces sp. NBC_01353 genome contains a region encoding:
- a CDS encoding DsbA family protein, translated as MSESRTTADFWFDPLCPWAWMTSRWMLEVEKVRPVDVRWKVMSLAVLNENRLDEVPAEYREMLETKAWGPVRVVIAAQQLHGDEVVGKLYTALGTRFHNNGEGPTREAISAALADVGLPAELVDYADKDTYDTELRASHKEGIDKVGQDVGTPVISVPDADGDQVAFFGPVVTPTPRGEAAARLWDGTLLVASTPGFYEIKRTRTAAPSFE; from the coding sequence ATGTCCGAGAGCAGGACCACCGCCGACTTCTGGTTCGATCCGCTGTGCCCCTGGGCCTGGATGACCTCCCGCTGGATGCTGGAGGTCGAGAAGGTGCGCCCGGTCGACGTGCGCTGGAAGGTGATGAGCCTGGCCGTCCTCAACGAGAACAGGCTCGACGAGGTCCCTGCCGAGTACCGGGAGATGCTGGAGACCAAGGCCTGGGGCCCCGTCCGTGTGGTCATAGCGGCCCAGCAGCTGCACGGCGACGAGGTGGTCGGCAAGCTCTACACGGCGCTCGGCACCCGCTTCCACAACAACGGCGAGGGCCCCACGCGCGAGGCGATCTCGGCGGCCCTCGCGGACGTCGGCCTGCCGGCCGAGCTGGTGGACTACGCGGACAAGGACACCTACGACACCGAGCTGCGCGCCTCCCACAAGGAGGGCATCGACAAGGTCGGCCAGGACGTCGGCACGCCGGTCATCTCCGTCCCGGACGCGGACGGTGACCAGGTCGCCTTCTTCGGCCCGGTCGTGACGCCGACCCCGCGCGGCGAGGCGGCGGCCCGGCTGTGGGACGGCACCCTGCTCGTGGCCTCGACGCCCGGCTTCTACGAGATCAAGCGCACGCGGACGGCGGCGCCGAGCTTCGAGTAG
- a CDS encoding superoxide dismutase, with the protein MAIYTLPELPYDYAALEPVINPQIIELHHDKHHAAYVKGANDTLEQLEEARDKEQWGAINGLEKNLAFHLSGHILHSIYWNNMDSPKDGGGGEPLATDGVGELADAIAESFGSFAKFKAQLTKASATTQGSGWGVLAYEPISGRLIVEQVYDHQGNVGQGSIPVLVFDAWEHAFYLQYKNQKVDFIEAMWQVVNWQDVNKRYQAARTSVPLISI; encoded by the coding sequence ATGGCGATCTACACCCTTCCGGAACTGCCGTACGACTACGCGGCGCTGGAGCCGGTGATCAATCCGCAGATCATCGAGCTGCACCACGACAAGCACCACGCCGCCTACGTCAAGGGTGCGAACGACACCCTGGAGCAGCTGGAAGAGGCGCGCGACAAGGAGCAGTGGGGCGCGATCAACGGCCTGGAGAAGAACCTCGCGTTCCATCTCTCCGGGCACATCCTCCACAGCATCTACTGGAACAACATGGACAGCCCGAAGGACGGTGGCGGCGGCGAGCCGCTGGCCACCGACGGGGTGGGCGAGCTGGCCGACGCGATCGCCGAGTCCTTCGGCTCCTTCGCCAAGTTCAAGGCCCAGCTGACCAAGGCCTCCGCGACCACCCAGGGCTCCGGCTGGGGTGTCCTCGCGTACGAGCCGATCAGCGGCCGGCTGATCGTCGAGCAGGTCTACGACCACCAGGGCAACGTCGGCCAGGGCTCGATCCCCGTGCTGGTCTTCGACGCCTGGGAGCACGCCTTCTACCTGCAGTACAAGAACCAGAAGGTGGACTTCATCGAGGCCATGTGGCAGGTCGTCAACTGGCAGGACGTGAACAAGCGCTACCAGGCCGCCAGGACGTCCGTCCCGCTGATCTCCATCTGA
- a CDS encoding amino acid permease codes for MSRTTAPEPVDRKDDQAPPSQGLTHGLKQRHLSMIALGGVIGAGLFVGSGAGIAAAGPSIVVAYAISGLLVMLVMRMLGEMSAANPASGSFSVHAERAIGPWAGFTAGWAFWFLLCVAVGLEGIGAAKIMTGWFPGTPEWAWVALFMLVFCGTNLAAVKNFGEFEFWFAALKVGAIALFLGIGVLAIVGVLPGTDAPGTANLTGDGGFFPNGSEGLIVGLLASVFAYGGLETVTIAAAESEHPVQGVAKAVRTAMWRIALFYIGSMAVIVTLVPWGDKAVVEKGPYVATLDHLGIPAAGQIMNVVVLIALLSAMNANIYGASRMATSLVARGQGPKALGRTFGGVPRPAVLVSSVFGFLCVLLSYWRPNDIFIWLLNTIGAIILVVWFFIAVSQLLLRRRTEREAPEKLVVKMWAFPVLTWVALAGMATIFFLMAREEGTRVQLYWTGALTVLLAVIGFVLQKVRGPVSQDA; via the coding sequence ATGTCACGGACCACCGCGCCCGAGCCCGTCGACCGCAAGGACGACCAGGCGCCCCCCTCACAGGGACTCACGCACGGCCTCAAGCAGCGCCATCTCTCGATGATCGCCCTCGGTGGCGTCATCGGCGCCGGCCTCTTCGTCGGCTCCGGAGCCGGTATCGCCGCCGCCGGTCCCTCGATCGTGGTCGCCTACGCCATCTCCGGTCTGCTCGTCATGCTCGTCATGCGGATGCTCGGCGAGATGTCGGCGGCGAACCCGGCCTCCGGCTCGTTCTCCGTCCACGCCGAGCGTGCGATCGGCCCGTGGGCCGGCTTCACCGCGGGCTGGGCCTTCTGGTTCCTGCTCTGCGTGGCCGTCGGCCTGGAGGGCATCGGCGCGGCGAAGATCATGACCGGCTGGTTCCCGGGCACCCCGGAGTGGGCCTGGGTGGCCCTCTTCATGCTGGTGTTCTGCGGGACCAACCTGGCGGCGGTGAAGAACTTCGGCGAGTTCGAGTTCTGGTTCGCCGCGCTCAAGGTCGGCGCGATCGCCCTCTTCCTGGGCATCGGTGTGCTCGCCATCGTCGGTGTGCTGCCCGGCACGGACGCCCCCGGCACCGCGAACCTCACCGGTGACGGCGGGTTCTTCCCCAACGGCTCCGAGGGGCTGATCGTCGGACTGCTCGCCTCGGTGTTCGCGTACGGCGGTCTGGAGACCGTCACCATCGCCGCCGCCGAGTCCGAGCACCCCGTCCAGGGCGTCGCCAAGGCGGTCCGTACGGCGATGTGGCGCATCGCGCTCTTCTACATCGGCTCGATGGCGGTCATCGTCACGCTCGTCCCGTGGGGTGACAAGGCGGTCGTCGAGAAGGGCCCGTACGTGGCCACCCTCGACCACCTGGGCATCCCGGCCGCCGGCCAGATCATGAACGTGGTCGTGCTGATCGCCCTGCTGTCGGCCATGAACGCCAACATCTACGGCGCCTCCCGGATGGCCACCTCGCTGGTCGCCCGCGGCCAGGGCCCGAAGGCGCTGGGCCGTACGTTCGGCGGGGTGCCGCGACCCGCGGTGCTCGTCTCCTCGGTCTTCGGCTTCCTCTGCGTGCTGCTGAGCTACTGGCGGCCGAACGACATCTTCATCTGGCTCCTGAACACCATCGGCGCGATCATCCTCGTCGTCTGGTTCTTCATCGCCGTCTCGCAGCTGCTGCTGCGCCGCCGGACCGAGCGCGAGGCGCCCGAGAAGCTGGTCGTGAAGATGTGGGCGTTCCCGGTGCTGACGTGGGTGGCGCTGGCCGGCATGGCCACGATCTTCTTCCTGATGGCCCGCGAGGAGGGCACGCGGGTCCAGCTGTACTGGACGGGCGCCCTCACGGTGCTGCTCGCGGTGATCGGCTTCGTCCTGCAGAAGGTGCGCGGTCCGGTGTCGCAGGACGCCTGA
- a CDS encoding amino acid permease: MHDAPPAASAPLAPEPEPLSHGLKQRHLTMLGLGGVIGAGLFVGSGAGIVVAGPGIVLSYLIAGALAMLVMRMLGEMSAAMPASGAFSVHAERALGRWAGFSVGWLYWFLLVVVLAVEATGAARIAHDWVPGVPQWGWVLIFMIVFTVANLAAVKNFGEFEFWFAALKVGAIVLFLILGTLAIVGRLPDTDPVGMTNLTGQGGFLPHGWEGVVSGVLAVVFAFGGLEVVTIAAAESDDPARNVARAVRSAVWRILLFYVGSMLVIVTLLPWTSMKPGQSPYVAVLDSIGVPAAGQIMNVVVFVALLSALNANLYGSSRMIFSLAERGEAPKGLLKVSGGSVPRRAVLASVAFGFVSVLLNLKWPDSVFLYMLNAVGAVLLFVWALIAVSQLKLRRRIEREAPETLMLKMWGFPWLTWTALAAMAAVLMLMLTDETARPQVLWSAGATGAVLLVAWLRELRTVRS, translated from the coding sequence ATGCACGACGCACCGCCTGCCGCCTCGGCCCCCCTCGCCCCCGAACCGGAGCCGCTCTCCCACGGCCTGAAGCAGCGTCATCTGACGATGCTCGGGCTCGGCGGAGTGATCGGGGCCGGGCTCTTCGTCGGCTCGGGCGCGGGCATCGTGGTCGCCGGGCCCGGCATCGTCCTGTCGTATCTGATCGCGGGCGCGCTCGCGATGCTGGTCATGCGGATGCTCGGCGAGATGTCGGCGGCCATGCCGGCCTCGGGAGCCTTCTCCGTCCACGCCGAGCGGGCACTCGGCCGCTGGGCGGGCTTCTCGGTGGGTTGGCTGTACTGGTTCCTGCTGGTCGTCGTCCTGGCGGTGGAGGCGACGGGCGCGGCGCGGATCGCACACGACTGGGTGCCGGGGGTCCCGCAGTGGGGCTGGGTCCTGATCTTCATGATCGTGTTCACCGTCGCCAACCTCGCGGCGGTGAAGAACTTCGGCGAGTTCGAGTTCTGGTTCGCCGCGCTCAAGGTCGGCGCGATCGTCCTCTTCCTGATCCTGGGGACGCTGGCGATCGTCGGCCGGCTGCCGGACACGGATCCGGTGGGGATGACCAATCTGACCGGCCAGGGCGGTTTCCTGCCCCACGGCTGGGAGGGCGTGGTCTCCGGTGTGCTCGCCGTCGTCTTCGCCTTCGGCGGCCTGGAGGTCGTCACGATCGCGGCCGCGGAGTCGGACGACCCGGCGCGCAACGTGGCGCGGGCGGTACGGAGCGCCGTGTGGCGGATCCTCTTGTTCTACGTCGGCTCGATGCTGGTCATCGTGACCCTGCTGCCCTGGACCTCGATGAAGCCCGGCCAGTCGCCGTACGTCGCCGTGCTCGACTCGATCGGTGTCCCGGCGGCCGGCCAGATCATGAACGTCGTGGTCTTCGTGGCGCTGCTCTCGGCGCTCAACGCGAACCTGTACGGCTCGTCACGGATGATCTTCTCGCTCGCCGAGCGCGGCGAGGCGCCGAAGGGGCTGCTGAAGGTCTCGGGCGGCAGTGTGCCGCGCCGGGCGGTGCTCGCGTCGGTGGCCTTCGGCTTCGTCTCCGTACTGCTGAATCTGAAGTGGCCGGATTCGGTCTTCCTCTACATGCTCAACGCGGTCGGCGCCGTGCTTCTCTTCGTGTGGGCCCTGATCGCGGTCTCCCAGCTGAAGCTGCGCCGCCGGATCGAGCGCGAGGCGCCGGAGACCCTGATGCTGAAGATGTGGGGCTTCCCGTGGCTGACCTGGACGGCGCTGGCCGCGATGGCGGCGGTCCTGATGCTGATGCTGACCGACGAGACGGCGCGGCCGCAGGTGCTGTGGTCGGCCGGGGCCACCGGGGCCGTCCTGCTGGTGGCGTGGCTGCGGGAGCTACGTACGGTTCGGTCATGA
- a CDS encoding biotin transporter BioY, whose amino-acid sequence MSTAVAPVRSLRSGTVLADLLPSSRARDIALVVGGAALTGIAAQIAVPVPGSPVPVSGQTFAALLVGTALGARRGFLSLALYTLVGMAGVPWFAQASSGCAMPSFGYVLGMLLAATVVGALARRGADRSVLRTAGTMALGSVIIYAVGVPYLALATGMSFSQAVAAGLTPFLIGDALKAALAMGVLPTAWKLIGRKG is encoded by the coding sequence ATGAGCACCGCCGTCGCCCCTGTCCGTTCCCTCCGCTCCGGGACGGTTCTCGCCGACCTGCTGCCGTCCAGCCGCGCCCGTGACATCGCACTCGTCGTCGGCGGCGCCGCCCTCACCGGCATCGCCGCGCAGATCGCCGTCCCGGTCCCCGGCTCCCCGGTCCCCGTCTCCGGCCAGACCTTCGCGGCCCTGCTCGTCGGCACGGCGCTCGGCGCCCGTCGCGGCTTCCTCTCCCTGGCGCTGTACACGCTCGTCGGCATGGCGGGCGTGCCGTGGTTCGCGCAGGCGTCCTCGGGCTGCGCGATGCCGTCCTTCGGCTACGTCCTCGGCATGTTGCTCGCCGCCACCGTCGTCGGCGCCCTCGCGCGACGCGGAGCCGACCGCTCCGTGCTCCGCACCGCGGGCACGATGGCGCTCGGCTCCGTGATCATCTACGCGGTCGGCGTGCCGTACCTGGCCCTCGCCACCGGCATGTCGTTCTCGCAGGCGGTCGCCGCCGGCCTGACCCCGTTCCTGATCGGCGACGCGCTCAAGGCCGCGCTGGCGATGGGCGTGCTGCCGACCGCGTGGAAGCTCATCGGCCGGAAGGGCTGA
- a CDS encoding FAD-binding oxidoreductase, translated as MSIAAAAQYVFRPGDAGYDEELAGFQTGFAVRPELIVGATDAEEVRAAVSYAAARGLPVGVRATGHGLPGAAEDGVLITTRRMDEVRVDVEARTARVAAGVRWGQVVQAAAPHGLAPLNGSAPGVGAVSYTLGGGLGILAREFGWTADHVRSLELVTADGALREVTGASDPELFAGLLGGGHGLGVVTALEVGLVPVARIYGGAIAFDGAEIDPASVLRAYVEWTAALPDALTSSLAALVHPDIPALPPHLRGRYVISVRIAFTGEAAEGERLVAPLRAIGSALGDSLREMPYTESHTIHSDPDFPHAYWGDGILVSELDVDAAASVLELTGPKAGRMAVVQINHLGGALAVERPNSVPYREAGFLVRALYPLDAEGTGPVRELHARVEAALAPRRLGRALNFVFGDGERTEGLYDAETRKRLARLKSELDPANLFRRNGRG; from the coding sequence ATGTCCATCGCCGCTGCCGCCCAGTACGTCTTCCGCCCCGGCGACGCCGGGTACGACGAGGAACTCGCCGGCTTCCAGACCGGCTTCGCCGTCCGCCCCGAGCTGATCGTCGGGGCCACCGACGCCGAGGAGGTCCGGGCGGCCGTCTCCTACGCCGCCGCGCGCGGACTGCCGGTCGGCGTCCGGGCGACGGGGCACGGGCTGCCCGGCGCGGCCGAGGACGGGGTGCTGATCACCACCCGGCGGATGGACGAGGTCCGGGTCGACGTCGAGGCACGCACCGCGCGCGTGGCGGCGGGGGTGCGTTGGGGGCAGGTCGTCCAGGCGGCCGCCCCGCACGGCCTCGCCCCGCTGAACGGCTCGGCGCCGGGCGTCGGGGCGGTCTCGTACACCTTGGGCGGTGGGCTCGGGATCCTCGCCAGGGAGTTCGGCTGGACCGCCGACCATGTGCGGTCCCTGGAACTGGTCACGGCCGACGGCGCCCTGCGCGAGGTGACCGGGGCGAGCGATCCGGAACTGTTCGCGGGGCTGCTCGGCGGCGGGCACGGTCTGGGCGTGGTCACGGCCCTGGAGGTCGGCCTGGTCCCGGTCGCCCGGATCTACGGCGGGGCGATCGCCTTCGACGGCGCCGAGATCGACCCGGCCTCGGTCCTACGGGCGTACGTGGAGTGGACCGCGGCCCTGCCGGACGCCCTGACCTCGTCCCTGGCCGCCCTGGTCCACCCCGACATCCCGGCGCTTCCGCCGCATCTGCGCGGTCGGTACGTGATCTCCGTGCGGATCGCCTTCACCGGGGAGGCGGCCGAGGGCGAGCGGCTCGTGGCCCCGCTGCGGGCGATCGGTTCCGCGCTCGGCGACTCGCTGCGGGAGATGCCGTACACCGAGAGCCACACGATCCACAGCGACCCGGACTTCCCGCACGCCTACTGGGGCGACGGGATCCTGGTGAGCGAGCTGGACGTCGACGCGGCCGCCTCGGTCCTCGAACTGACCGGGCCGAAGGCCGGGCGGATGGCGGTCGTGCAGATCAACCACCTGGGCGGGGCGCTGGCCGTGGAGCGGCCGAACTCCGTGCCGTACCGCGAGGCGGGCTTCCTGGTGCGGGCGCTGTACCCGCTGGACGCGGAGGGCACGGGCCCGGTGCGTGAGCTCCACGCGCGCGTGGAGGCGGCCTTGGCACCCCGAAGGCTCGGCCGGGCGCTCAACTTCGTCTTCGGCGACGGAGAGCGGACGGAGGGGCTGTACGACGCGGAAACGCGGAAGAGGCTCGCCCGGCTGAAGTCGGAACTCGACCCGGCGAACCTCTTCCGGCGGAACGGGCGGGGCTGA
- a CDS encoding amino acid permease, whose product MNTQPTLTKEGGTTGNTGDSQQSDGLKAGLKNRHLSMIAIGGVIGAGLFVGSGSGIAAAGPAILLSYALVGAMVVFVMRMLGEMAAARPSSGSFSAYADQALGRWAGFTIGWLYWFFWVVVLAVEATAGAVILESWIPAVPQWAWALIVMVVLTATNLASVSSYGEFEFWFAGIKVVAIAAFVVVGFLAVFGVLPGSDNPGAGFAHLSDAGGFFPMGAGAILTGVLMVVFSFMGSEIVTLAAGESEDPQKAVTKATNSVIWRIGVFYLGSIFVVLTLLPWNDKSIVEKGSYVAALDSIGIPHAGQVMNVIVLTAVLSCLNSGLYTASRMAFSLGRRGDAPKAFAKTNKRGVPTAAILSSVVFGFVAVFFNYQWPDTVFAFLLNSSGAVALFVWLVICVTQLRMRGIILRETPEKLVVKMWLFPYLTWATIAMIVFVLGYMIYDGGSAREQVVLSLLVAALVLAVALVKDRFKKATRDEIDA is encoded by the coding sequence ATGAACACGCAGCCGACCCTTACGAAGGAAGGCGGGACCACCGGCAACACCGGTGATTCCCAGCAGTCCGACGGGCTCAAGGCCGGTCTCAAGAACCGCCACCTCTCGATGATCGCCATCGGTGGCGTCATCGGCGCCGGTCTGTTCGTCGGCTCCGGCTCCGGCATCGCCGCGGCCGGTCCCGCGATCCTTCTCTCCTACGCGCTCGTCGGCGCCATGGTCGTCTTCGTGATGCGGATGCTCGGCGAGATGGCGGCCGCCCGCCCGTCGTCCGGCTCCTTCTCCGCCTACGCCGACCAGGCGCTGGGCCGCTGGGCCGGCTTCACCATCGGCTGGCTGTACTGGTTCTTCTGGGTCGTGGTGCTCGCCGTCGAGGCGACCGCGGGCGCGGTGATCCTGGAGAGCTGGATCCCGGCCGTGCCGCAGTGGGCCTGGGCGCTCATCGTCATGGTCGTGCTGACGGCGACGAACCTCGCCTCCGTCTCCTCGTACGGCGAGTTCGAGTTCTGGTTCGCCGGCATCAAGGTCGTCGCGATCGCCGCGTTCGTCGTCGTGGGCTTCCTCGCCGTCTTCGGCGTGCTGCCGGGCTCGGACAACCCGGGCGCGGGCTTCGCGCACCTCTCCGACGCCGGGGGCTTCTTCCCGATGGGCGCGGGCGCGATCCTCACTGGTGTGCTGATGGTCGTCTTCTCCTTCATGGGCAGCGAGATCGTCACCCTCGCCGCCGGCGAGTCCGAGGACCCGCAGAAGGCCGTCACCAAGGCCACCAACAGCGTGATCTGGCGGATCGGCGTCTTCTACCTGGGCTCGATCTTCGTCGTCCTGACCCTGCTGCCGTGGAACGACAAGTCGATCGTCGAGAAGGGCTCGTACGTCGCCGCCCTCGACTCCATCGGCATCCCGCACGCCGGCCAGGTCATGAACGTGATCGTGCTCACGGCCGTCCTCTCCTGCCTGAACTCGGGTCTCTACACCGCTTCCCGCATGGCCTTCTCGCTCGGCCGGCGCGGCGACGCGCCGAAGGCGTTCGCCAAGACCAACAAGCGGGGCGTGCCGACGGCCGCGATCCTCTCGTCCGTCGTCTTCGGCTTCGTCGCGGTCTTCTTCAACTACCAGTGGCCCGACACCGTCTTCGCGTTCCTGCTGAACTCCTCCGGTGCGGTCGCGCTCTTCGTCTGGCTGGTCATCTGTGTGACCCAGCTGCGGATGCGCGGGATCATCCTGCGCGAGACGCCCGAGAAGCTGGTCGTGAAGATGTGGCTCTTCCCGTACCTGACCTGGGCGACCATCGCGATGATCGTCTTCGTCCTCGGCTACATGATCTACGACGGCGGCAGCGCGCGTGAGCAGGTCGTGCTCTCCCTGCTGGTGGCCGCCCTGGTGCTGGCCGTGGCGCTGGTCAAGGACCGGTTCAAGAAGGCCACGCGGGACGAGATCGACGCCTGA
- a CDS encoding ribose-5-phosphate isomerase: MRVYLGSDHAGFELKNHLVEWLKAHGHEPVDCGPHIYDALDDYPPFCLRAAEKTAADPDSLGIVIGGSGNGEQIAANKVKGVRAALAWSEQTAALGREHNNANVVSIGGRMHTQEEATKFVEIFLSTPYSGDERHTRRIDMLSAYETTGELPAIPAHHPQEPTA, from the coding sequence ATGCGCGTGTACCTCGGCTCCGACCATGCCGGCTTCGAACTCAAGAACCACCTCGTCGAGTGGCTGAAGGCCCATGGCCACGAGCCCGTCGACTGTGGTCCCCACATCTACGACGCCCTGGACGACTACCCGCCGTTCTGCCTGCGCGCCGCCGAGAAGACGGCCGCGGACCCGGACAGCCTGGGCATCGTCATCGGCGGCTCCGGCAACGGCGAGCAGATCGCCGCGAACAAGGTGAAGGGGGTGCGCGCCGCCCTCGCCTGGAGCGAGCAGACCGCCGCCCTCGGCCGCGAGCACAACAACGCCAACGTCGTCTCCATCGGCGGCCGGATGCACACCCAGGAAGAGGCGACGAAGTTCGTCGAGATCTTCCTGAGCACCCCGTACTCCGGTGACGAGCGTCACACCCGCCGGATCGACATGCTCTCCGCGTACGAGACGACCGGCGAGCTCCCCGCGATCCCGGCCCACCACCCGCAGGAGCCGACCGCCTGA
- a CDS encoding DNA-formamidopyrimidine glycosylase family protein: protein MPEGHTIHRLAADYRERFGGRSVRVTSPQGKFTDSAALLDGAVLDSTEAHGKHLFLGFPGEEWVHIHLGLFGKVNFGDAPAPPPTDTVRLRLANPEAYVDLRGPTTCALITDAEKRAIHDRLGPDPLREDDDPAKAWNRISKSRTTIAALLMDQKVIAGVGNVYRAEVLFRHGIDPYRAGKDLTRREWTAIWTDLVGLMREGVRLNRIDTVRPEHTPEAMGRPPRVDDHGGEVYVYRRAPQPCHVCGTEIRTADLSARNLFWCPGCQTR from the coding sequence ATGCCCGAGGGGCACACGATCCACCGACTGGCCGCCGACTACCGGGAACGGTTCGGCGGCCGGTCCGTGCGGGTGACCAGCCCGCAGGGCAAGTTCACGGACTCGGCGGCGCTGCTCGACGGCGCGGTCCTGGACTCCACCGAGGCCCACGGCAAGCACCTCTTCCTCGGCTTCCCCGGGGAGGAGTGGGTCCACATCCACCTGGGCCTCTTCGGCAAGGTGAACTTCGGCGACGCCCCGGCCCCGCCGCCCACGGACACCGTGCGGCTGCGGCTCGCGAACCCCGAGGCGTACGTCGACCTGCGCGGCCCCACCACGTGCGCCCTGATCACGGACGCCGAGAAGCGGGCGATACACGACCGTCTGGGCCCGGACCCGCTCCGGGAGGACGACGACCCCGCCAAGGCGTGGAACCGGATCTCCAAGTCCCGCACGACGATCGCGGCCCTGCTCATGGACCAGAAGGTCATCGCGGGCGTCGGGAACGTGTACCGCGCGGAGGTCCTCTTCCGGCACGGCATCGACCCGTACCGGGCGGGCAAGGATCTGACGCGCCGCGAATGGACCGCGATCTGGACCGACCTCGTGGGACTGATGCGCGAGGGCGTCCGCCTGAACCGCATCGACACGGTCCGCCCCGAGCACACCCCCGAGGCGATGGGCCGCCCGCCACGCGTGGACGACCACGGCGGCGAGGTCTACGTCTACCGCCGCGCCCCCCAGCCCTGCCACGTCTGCGGCACGGAAATCCGCACGGCGGACCTGTCGGCCCGCAACCTCTTCTGGTGCCCGGGCTGCCAAACGCGCTGA
- a CDS encoding GNAT family N-acetyltransferase — protein sequence MTTELRVLDPAEWDDWYENLVLAFGGVAEAPEERQLWRDLTEFDRSLGVWDGESCVGTAGAFTFRMSVPGGALVPTAGVTMVSVAATHRRRGILSSMMRRQLDDVRAWGEPLAVLTASEPEIYGRFGYGIATYQTRATIDTTRVRLTVPEGTDEVVLRQADPAKAAAACEAVYARLVPRRPGMLARRPEWERLPLLDPESERGGASPKQCVLAERDGEVVGYALYAIKPEWSQSGPDGSVLLKDLGALDPAAEAALWRFLCSIDLTSSVTVHGRPVDDAWLHLVSDIRRCAPAQRDSLHLRLVDVGAALAARTYQVAVDVVFEVADAFCPWNEGRWRLTGGPEGAVCVRTEDPADLALSVRELGAAYLGGVSLTSLAAAGRVRELRDGTLVEASVAFGSPVAPWLPHGF from the coding sequence ATGACGACTGAACTGCGCGTGCTGGACCCGGCCGAGTGGGACGACTGGTACGAGAACCTGGTGCTCGCCTTCGGGGGCGTCGCGGAGGCTCCGGAGGAACGGCAGCTCTGGCGGGACTTGACCGAATTCGACCGCTCGCTCGGTGTCTGGGACGGTGAGAGCTGTGTCGGCACGGCGGGCGCGTTCACGTTCCGGATGTCCGTACCCGGTGGCGCGCTCGTGCCGACGGCGGGCGTCACGATGGTGAGCGTGGCCGCGACGCACCGGCGGCGCGGGATCCTCAGCTCGATGATGCGACGTCAGCTCGACGACGTACGGGCGTGGGGAGAACCGCTGGCCGTGCTGACGGCCTCGGAGCCGGAGATCTACGGGCGCTTCGGCTACGGCATCGCCACCTATCAGACGCGGGCGACGATCGACACGACCCGGGTGCGGCTCACCGTGCCGGAGGGTACGGACGAGGTGGTGCTGCGGCAGGCCGATCCGGCGAAGGCGGCCGCGGCGTGCGAGGCGGTCTACGCGCGGCTGGTGCCGCGCCGGCCCGGAATGCTGGCCCGCAGGCCGGAGTGGGAGCGGCTGCCGCTGCTCGACCCGGAGAGCGAGCGGGGCGGGGCCTCGCCGAAGCAGTGCGTGCTGGCGGAGCGGGACGGGGAGGTCGTCGGGTACGCGCTGTACGCGATCAAGCCGGAGTGGTCGCAGAGCGGGCCCGACGGCAGTGTGCTGCTGAAGGATCTGGGGGCGCTGGATCCGGCGGCGGAGGCGGCGCTGTGGCGGTTCCTCTGCTCGATCGACCTGACGTCCTCGGTGACGGTCCACGGCCGGCCGGTGGACGACGCGTGGCTGCACCTGGTGAGTGACATCCGGCGCTGCGCGCCGGCGCAGCGGGACTCGCTGCATCTGCGTCTGGTGGACGTCGGCGCGGCGTTGGCTGCGCGGACGTATCAGGTGGCGGTGGATGTGGTGTTCGAGGTCGCCGACGCGTTCTGTCCTTGGAACGAGGGGCGGTGGCGGTTGACCGGGGGGCCGGAGGGGGCGGTGTGTGTACGGACGGAGGATCCGGCGGATCTTGCGTTGTCCGTACGGGAGTTGGGGGCGGCGTATCTGGGGGGCGTGAGCTTGACGTCTCTGGCCGCGGCCGGGAGGGTGCGGGAGCTTCGCGACGGGACCCTCGTGGAGGCGTCCGTCGCGTTCGGGTCGCCCGTGGCGCCGTGGTTGCCGCACGGGTTCTAG